The following is a genomic window from Neurospora crassa OR74A linkage group III, whole genome shotgun sequence.
TTCCTGGCATCGACGACTCTGCCCTGACCGTCCGTGATACGACCGTCATCCATGAGCTGTAGCAGAACGGTCAAGACCTCCTTGGCTGCCTTTTCAACCTCGTCAAAGAGAAGGATGGAGAACGGCTTGCGGCGAAGGGCCTCAGTCAGCTGGCCACCAGAGTCGTGACCGACGTAGCCGGGAGGAGCACCAATCATGCGGCTGAGAGAGTGACGCTCCTGATACTCAGACATGTCGAAACGGATCATGGCCTTAGGATCATCAAACAGGAACTCGGCAAGAGCCTTGGTGAGCAGAGTCTTACCGGTACCCGAAGGACCGCAGAACAGGAAGCTGGGAGGctggttggggttggagagACCCGACCGCTGCAGTCTGATAGCGTTGGACACAGACTGAACGGCCTCCTTCTGACCGACAACAATCTTGCTGAGATGCTTCTCCATGTGCAAaagcttctccttctcgctgGTCTTGAGGCGTGTGACGGGAATACCGGTCCACCGTGCTACAATCTCGTTGATCTGATCGGGACCAACGACATCGGTGATCATGGCACCGCCGGTTTCGGCCGCAGCGGCGTTGAGCGCAGCGTCAGCCGcagccttttccttctcaagCCTCTTGATTACTGCCTCCTGCTCGGGGATGGCGTAATACTGAAGATCAGCAGCACGGCTGTGATCTCCCATTCTGCTAGCCTCTTCGGCCTTTTGTCTCAAGCTCTCAAGCTTCATCCTGGCTTCCTGGAGAGCCTTGGCTCTCTGTTTCTCCTGTTCGTATTTCTCACGGAGGGGTctgagctcctcctccacattCTCGGCATCCTTCTTCGCCTGTTCAAGACGAGCCTTGGAAGCCTCATCCTTCTCGCGAGACAAGGCGTGAATCTCAATCTTGAGCTGACGCAACTTGCGCTCCAAGGAATCGATGATTTCGGGCTGCGATTCTCGAGCGACTCTGACTGCGGCAGCCGCCTCGTCGATCAAATCGATAGCCGAATCAGGAAGTCTGCGGGAAGTGAGGTAGCGGGCCGCAAGATTTGCAGCGGCCACAATGGCAGCATCGGAAATAGTGACACCATGGTGCACCTCGTACTTCTCCTTGAGACCACGTAGAATGGAGATTGTCTCAGAAACGGAAGGCTCCTTGACAATGACCTGCTGGAAACGACGTTCAAAGGCAGCATCCTTCTCGATGTACTTGCGGTACTCGGCCAGGGTGGTAGCGCCAATGCAGTGAAGCTGACCACGGGCGAGCATTGGCTTCAAAAGGTTGGCCGCATCCATGCCACCTTCTCCGGACGCGCCAGCGCCCATGAGCAAATGGATTTCATCGATGAAAAGGATGATCATCTCCTTGGACTCGGAGATCTCCTTCAGAACTCCCTTCATGCGCTCTTCAAACTCACCCCTGTACTTGCTACCAGCCACCAGGGCACCGACATCAAGAGACAGAAGCTTGCAGTTGGCCAGATTGTCGGGCACATCAGCGTTGACGATGCGCTGAGCGAGACCCTCAACGACGGTAGTCTTACCGACACCAGGCTCACCGATAAGGACAGGGTTGTTCTTGGTACGACGTGAAAGAATACGGATCACTCTCCGAATTTCCTCCTCACGACCAATGACGGGATCAATCTTGCCTTCCCTGGCCATGGCTGTCATATCAATGGTGAACTTGGCGAGATTCTCGTGCTCCTCTTCAGTGTCAGCATTGCGAGAGTCGACGCGCTTGGTACCGCGAATGGCCTGGATGGCATCGGTAACGAGCTTTGGCTTGGGAATGTTGGCCTCCTTGAGCGCATTCATGATCGAGGGCTCCTCGGCCAGGGCTGTGATAAGGTGGTCGACGGCAATGTATGTGTCTTTTTGCGTCTTCTGCAGCTCGTTGGCCTTGCGCAGGACTgtatggaaggaaggagccaTCGAGACATGGTCGGGAGGAGGGTCTTGGCTGGGGAGGCGGACGAGGGCCTTCTTGAGGGCGCGGTCGAACAGCTGGGGATCGCCGTGGGCTCTCTCAATGACTTGGCGGAAGAGAGAGCTGGTTGCCCCGGCTGGTGCATTTTGCTGGTCCTTGCTCGGATCTGGGAGAGGGTCGAGAAGCGCGACTGCCAGATGAACGGGGAGGAGTTGCGAGTGGGCGTATTGCTCTGCCAGGGCCATGGCATCCTCCAATGCCTTCTTGGCCCGGTCTGTAAATTCCATTTTCGACGTCATGATGAATTAGTGTGCGAGACTCTGTTGGTCCCTACAGAATTTGTGTGGTGTTGTGTTTCGATTGggggtgtgtgtgtatgtgttaTTGTTGATGTACAAAAGAGAAAAATCGCGGAAATGTTGAGATGAAGCTAGTGTGACGTGAGGCTTCACTCTTGATGTATATcttggagaagaaaagaacaatTGTGTTTGGGGTATCTCTTAGTAGACTTTTGTGTTTTGATCTGGGGAACAAACAAAGAATCGCTGACGGGGGGGAGAGGTCAGAAGGAGTGGAATTTATTCGTGAGCCTTGGTGGGGAGAGAAGTCGCGAGTTGATGCCCGAGCTGGCCGTGCAAGAGCAAGTGGGATGAGtatctacctctagctgCTTCTCGATGGTCCTCGCAGCCTGTCgcaagtagaggtagctgtGCGGGCGGGCGCACGGGAAGCGACGACATCATAGTGACAAGCAAGCAGGCTGCCCGCAAGAACGAAGCGACTCGAATCTTCAGCGGTCTTCCTGTCACCATATACTGTTGGCTCCTGTTCGGGCTTGAGGGGTATAAAGTGGGTACCTGGAGGGCGGGGCACATGGAAGCTTTCCAGTGGGGTCCGCGCTTTCGGACTGTCTCTCCGTCATCGCAGTACCTGCATCGACCTGACTCCAACCAGAGAGGATTGTCGAGACCCAAACAGCTGGACGTTACTGCAATGCTTCTTTTCActtccgtcttctccttccactaTAATCCTTCACCGTTGTTCTTTGTCTTCGTTTGCGCAGATGAACAACAAGGGACGTTCTCTCCCAGTTGGACGAACCACAATGTCGGTATCCTCACACTCCAGCATCTCTCTCTCACCATACATACCTTTTCCCATCTACAGGTCTGGCCAAGAAGGCGCAGTAAGGTCTTCGGCGATTACCGCGTAAGGGAAGCTCCTTGCGCATCCGTGATTTCTACGACGAGATAGTCGAATACGTAATGTTGCGCATCGTGGTGGGTTGGGTATCATGAGATTCCTCTAACCAGCGCGCCCAACGTGAGCCAGTTTGGTTGGTCACACTTCATATTCCTTCGAGATGGATGAATTCGGTGCATTCGGTGGTATTCTATACCACAATACTCCCACGTCTCGTTTGCCACTATGTAGTCATCAACACCTCCCCACTTGAGAACCTCGGACAGGAACGGAGACACTGGTTGAGGAGTCTGAATGGCAATCGATCAACTCGATGCTTGATACTAGTTTGGCTTCTTTTTGTGTCAGTAGAAGTTGACTTATAATCCCTCTTTGATGGGTGCAAGGCCATGGCTCGACCCATTCACGACCAGAACCACAAGCTGCCACTTCCAACGTCAAGTGGCCTTCTAGTTACGCTTTTGTCAGTTGAACAGCGAGCTTCTTTGCTGCGATATCACTCCGATATGCATTACAATCTCTGGAAAGCTAACTTGCACGGTTAACCCTGCCAGCAATCTGGGCTACCAGGACGATTGAGAAGTCAGCCAGGCTCGCCGCGCAGGAAAACAATCGTGTAGATGAGGACCGAATCCTGAAAGAGAGTAGCCCGCTGGATACAGCTGGAGATCATTGGCCTCGACTGGGGTTTGTTTCTTCCATCACACCAGGACTTGGATGAACATCGCGATGCAGGAGTTCCCTCTGGAAATATAAACTTCATGGATGTGGCATATTATCCGCTTCAGGTTGTCACTTCAGTTGCCGGCCTGTGACAGTGTCGCTAGGGCGGCACGCTGGGGTCGCGCACGGCAAACGTAGAAGCGGGTAAAAGTGGGACTCGGCTATTTTAGCTACGAGTATCCACTGCAGCCATTGCATCTAAAGCGGAGAATTGATGGCTTGGCGTCTCCCCATTATCGGAAGAGTGGGTTTCCTTGTCGATAAAAAAAAGTTCTGGCAGAGAAACGCGGGCGAACCTCCATCGGTTGCGGCTGTCAGCGCTTGGAGATTCCCTCGCATTGCATCACCAACTCCATCAATTCACAACACACCGACAAGATGCGCCCTCTTACAGAAACGGAGCAGAAGACCGTCTTCGAGAAGGTCAGTTTCAGTGCCGAAACAATGTCATATTCAAACAAGGATGAACAACAGCTGACTGATTGCTTTGGCACCCTAAAGCTTGCAAACTACTGCACCGATCTCAAGAGTCTTATCGCTCCTCTCGATGATGGCGACAGATACGTTTTCCGTCTGAACCACTCTCGCGTACGTCCTGCCTCTCTCGCCTCCCTCGCTTCCTCTCGACCTTGCTCGATACACCGTCTCTTCCCTTTTGGCTGTGCGCCACCGAGGACAACGACAGCCGTTGCGACGGCGATGACagccaccacaccaccaccaaccagaATAAGGGCCAGATAAACTGACAAAGATGATGATATACAGGTTTACTACGTCCGTCTCTCCGTTGCCAACCTCGCCACCAGTGTCAGCCGCGATGCCCTCCTCAGCCTGGGTACCTGCCTTGGAAAGATGACCAAGACGGGAAAGTTCAGACTTCACATCACTGCCCGTACGTTCCATGTCCAATGCCGAATCCTTATGCGGTTACTGAAACAGTTGGAATGTATGTGAAAGCTAACAACCTGATTACCAACCTTATAGTTCCTATCCTCTCGGAGCACGCCCGTCATAAGATCTGGGTCAAGGACAACGGTGCCCAGCCCTTCCTCTACGGCTCGAACGGTAtacctctccatctcctggTTCTCTGTCCTACTAGCCTCATGAAAACTAACGGGCATTTGAAAACAGTCGTCAAGGCCCACGTCGGCCGTTGGTCCGAGGACTGCCCCGAGCACTCCGGTGTCGTCGTCTACAGCATGGCTGATATCCCCCTTGGCTTCGGTGTCACAGCTCGTAGCACAACCGAGGCACGCCGCCTTGATCCCACGGGTATCGTTTGCTTCCGTCAATCGGACTGCGGCGAGTACCTCCGTGATGAGGACACCCTCTTTGCTGGTTAAAGTGTCGGTCCGAGtaagaaagagggaaggaatTAACGAAGGCttggaaaagagaaggtcatatgaactttttttttgctttagGGAAGTACCATAAAGGCGTCCTGGCGTTTacaacacacacatacacttTTGGTCAGAATCAGATACCTCCAGCATTTTTATCTGGGCAGATATAATTTGATCTTTTTTCTCGTCGAGCAATGGGGCAGGACCGAGACATACCTACATCCTTTATTAGGAAGTGTGATGGGATCCTCTCGACCTCGTTGTTTTTATACCTGTGGAAGCCATTGTTCGTCCAGATCCCGACTTACGCAACACTCAAATTGTATCTGTTTACGTCGTTTTCAACACGTAATTTCAAGGTACGAACCCCGTCCATGTTTTTGTATAATCGCACTTTTTCTACCAAGCCATACCTTCAAGCCCGATGTCCCCCAACAGGACTAGCCGGCCTACTCACCGTATTGTAAAAGCTCACACTCTCCCTCTGCGCCACATACTCGCTATCCGCATACCCCAACAGCTGCCCAATCTCCACGCTCTGATGTCCCTTAATCCTTGCAATCTCGGCGCTCGCGTAGTTGGTCAGGCACCGGCCCACCTCGACCGCTTCACCCTCCCACATCTTGCCATCCGGACCGGGCGTAGACCGGCGCTTGTCAACGACGCACAGGCGCACAGCCTCTTGCTGAGCAAAGAAACCCTCGACGTCCACTACGCCGACGGGAAGCAGCCCAGCTTTGCCGAGGAGAGCCTTGTACGCGCCCTGGTCGATGTACAAAGTGCCATGCGGACGCAGGCCGTGCAGGATCCAGAAGTAGCGGTCGCGGAcgggcgagggcgagggcaGGAAGCGCGTGTGAAGCGGGATCTGGCTGCGGTCGATGACGGCTGGGGCCTGCTCGGAGCTTGGGTTGACAGCCACGGCTGGGGTGGATGTGCCAGTGACGGAGTCGGAATTGTTGGTGAGCGAGGCGAGAGACGCTGTGGACGGGTGGTTGATCTGCGTGGTAAGGGAGGCCGGGGAACGGCTGCCTTGGATATGCCTGACGATCTTGTGAATGTTGCCAGGGTTGGAAGAGCGAGTGATCACGGTGGTGACGCCGGCGGAAGTGGCAAGGCGGGCGGCTACGATCTTGGTGGACATGCCGCCTGTGCCGAGCGATGAGCCGGCTTGAGAGACTGGAAAGTGGAGGCACATGGTTAGGATGCTGTTTGAGACCCTGTGCTACAGGAATAGAATGGAGCTTCTTACCATCGGCAACAAGAGCACCGATATCTTCCACAACCTCGATTGGCTGGGCGTCAGGGTTGGTTCTGGGGTTCTTGTCATAGAGACAGTCGACGTCGGtcatgaggaagaggagatcGGCGTGGACCATGGCGGCGGTGATGGCTGACAGAGTAT
Proteins encoded in this region:
- the pro-4 gene encoding glutamate 5-kinase encodes the protein MEPETQHHHVSMKSPRSLGVVIKLGTSSIVDEKTHEPLLSNLTLIVETAVKLRKDGHKVIIVSSGAIGVGLQRMDVERRPKHISKLQALAAIGQCRLMSLWDSLFNHLRQPIAQILLTRSDISDRSRYLNAQNTIHELLDMGVIPIVNENDTLAVSEIKFGDNDTLSAITAAMVHADLLFLMTDVDCLYDKNPRTNPDAQPIEVVEDIGALVADVSQAGSSLGTGGMSTKIVAARLATSAGVTTVITRSSNPGNIHKIVRHIQGSRSPASLTTQINHPSTASLASLTNNSDSVTGTSTPAVAVNPSSEQAPAVIDRSQIPLHTRFLPSPSPVRDRYFWILHGLRPHGTLYIDQGAYKALLGKAGLLPVGVVDVEGFFAQQEAVRLCVVDKRRSTPGPDGKMWEGEAVEVGRCLTNYASAEIARIKGHQSVEIGQLLGYADSEYVAQRESVSFYNTVSRPASPVGGHRA
- a CDS encoding ribosome biogenesis protein NIP7, which translates into the protein MRPLTETEQKTVFEKLANYCTDLKSLIAPLDDGDRYVFRLNHSRVYYVRLSVANLATSVSRDALLSLGTCLGKMTKTGKFRLHITALPILSEHARHKIWVKDNGAQPFLYGSNVVKAHVGRWSEDCPEHSGVVVYSMADIPLGFGVTARSTTEARRLDPTGIVCFRQSDCGEYLRDEDTLFAG
- the hsp98 gene encoding hsp98-like protein, whose amino-acid sequence is MTSKMEFTDRAKKALEDAMALAEQYAHSQLLPVHLAVALLDPLPDPSKDQQNAPAGATSSLFRQVIERAHGDPQLFDRALKKALVRLPSQDPPPDHVSMAPSFHTVLRKANELQKTQKDTYIAVDHLITALAEEPSIMNALKEANIPKPKLVTDAIQAIRGTKRVDSRNADTEEEHENLAKFTIDMTAMAREGKIDPVIGREEEIRRVIRILSRRTKNNPVLIGEPGVGKTTVVEGLAQRIVNADVPDNLANCKLLSLDVGALVAGSKYRGEFEERMKGVLKEISESKEMIILFIDEIHLLMGAGASGEGGMDAANLLKPMLARGQLHCIGATTLAEYRKYIEKDAAFERRFQQVIVKEPSVSETISILRGLKEKYEVHHGVTISDAAIVAAANLAARYLTSRRLPDSAIDLIDEAAAAVRVARESQPEIIDSLERKLRQLKIEIHALSREKDEASKARLEQAKKDAENVEEELRPLREKYEQEKQRAKALQEARMKLESLRQKAEEASRMGDHSRAADLQYYAIPEQEAVIKRLEKEKAAADAALNAAAAETGGAMITDVVGPDQINEIVARWTGIPVTRLKTSEKEKLLHMEKHLSKIVVGQKEAVQSVSNAIRLQRSGLSNPNQPPSFLFCGPSGTGKTLLTKALAEFLFDDPKAMIRFDMSEYQERHSLSRMIGAPPGYVGHDSGGQLTEALRRKPFSILLFDEVEKAAKEVLTVLLQLMDDGRITDGQGRVVDARNCIVVMTSNLGAEYLSRPNAKDGKIDPTTRELVMNALRNYFLPEFLNRISSIVIFNRLTRREIRKIVELRIAEIQKRLQDNDRNVKIEVSEEAKDKLGALGYSPAYGARPLQRVLEKEVLNRLAVLILRGSIRDGEVARVVVQDGKITVLPNHPEVNDEDDEMMLDEEDAVDEVAPESEMDEDLYDD